The Pangasianodon hypophthalmus isolate fPanHyp1 chromosome 5, fPanHyp1.pri, whole genome shotgun sequence genome includes a window with the following:
- the LOC113535283 gene encoding E3 ubiquitin-protein ligase TRIM35-like isoform X2, which yields MTSRFSEEDLSCPVCCEIFKDPVVLLCSHSVCKVCLQQFWETKGSRECPVCRRKSSLDLPPTNLALKNLCETFLQERSQSSSSASETVCSLHSEKLKLFCLDDQQPVCLVCRDSRKHTNHKFCPIDEAATDCKEELKTALKPLQEKLKIFKDCKLNWSQTAEHIKIQAQHSERQIKEVFEKLHQFLRDEEAARIAALREEEEQKSQMMKEKIEKLSRDISSLSDTIRAIEEEMRAEDVSFLQNYKDTVKRAQCTLQHPEELSGALIHVAKHLSNLKFRVWEKMQDAVQYTPVTLDPNTVHPELIVSDDLTSVRRSDEEQKLPDNPERFDKYCCILGSEGFNSGTHCWDVEVGDCTHWIVGVMTESAKRKGEIFSRSGI from the exons atgacttcTAGGTTTTCAGAGGAGGATTTGTCCTGTCCTGTGTGCTGTGAAATCTTCAAGGATCCTGTTGTTCTGCTCTGcagtcacagtgtgtgtaaagtgtgtttgcAGCAGTTCTGGGAGACCAAAGGATCCAGAGAATGTCCTGTTTGTAGGAGAAAGTCGTCTCTAGATCTCCCTCCCACAAACCTGGCCTTAAAGAACCTGTGTGAGACTTTCTTACAGGAGAGAAGTCAGAGCTCTTCATCAGCGTCTGAAACAGTCTGCAGTCTGCACAGTGAGAAACTCAAACTCTTCTGTCTGGATGATCAACAGCcggtgtgtttggtgtgtcGGGATTCAAGAAAACACACCAACCACAAATTCTGCCCCATTGACGAGGCAGCAACAGACTGtaag GAGGAGCTGAAAACTGCACTGAAGCCCCTACAGGAGAAACTGAAGATCTTTAAAGACTGTAAACTGAACTGGAGTCAGACTGCAGAACATATAAAG ATTCAGGCCCAACACTCAGAGCGGCAGATTAAAGAGGTTTTTGAGAAGCTTCACCAGTTTCTACGAGATGAAGAGGCAGCCAGGATCGCTGcactgagagaggaagaggagcagaagaGTCAGATGATGAAGGAGAAGATTGAGAAGCTGAGCAGAGACATATCATCTCTTTCAGACACAATCAGAGCCATAGAAGAGGAGATGAGAGCTGAAGACGTCTCGTTCTTACAA AACTACAAGGACACAGTGAAAAG AGCTCAGTGCACACTGCAGCATCCAGAGGAGCTTTCAGGAGCACTGATCCATGTGGCAAAACATCTGTCCAACCTGAAGTTCAGAGTCTGGGAGAAGATGCAGGATGCTGTGCAATACA cacCTGTAACTCTGGACCCCAACACTGTTCATCCTGAACTCATTGTATCTGATGATTTGACCAGTGTGAGACGCAGTGATGAGGAACAGAAACTTCCTGATaatccagagagatttgataAATATTGCTGCATCCTGGGCTCTGAGGGCTTTAACTCAGGGACACACTGCTGGGATGTTGAAGTTGGAGACTGTACACACTGGATTGTGGGTGTGATGACAGAGTCTGCTAAGAGGAAGGGAGAGATATTCTCCAGAAGTGGAATCTG a
- the LOC113535283 gene encoding E3 ubiquitin-protein ligase TRIM35-like isoform X1 yields MTSRFSEEDLSCPVCCEIFKDPVVLLCSHSVCKVCLQQFWETKGSRECPVCRRKSSLDLPPTNLALKNLCETFLQERSQSSSSASETVCSLHSEKLKLFCLDDQQPVCLVCRDSRKHTNHKFCPIDEAATDCKEELKTALKPLQEKLKIFKDCKLNWSQTAEHIKIQAQHSERQIKEVFEKLHQFLRDEEAARIAALREEEEQKSQMMKEKIEKLSRDISSLSDTIRAIEEEMRAEDVSFLQNYKDTVKRAQCTLQHPEELSGALIHVAKHLSNLKFRVWEKMQDAVQYTPVTLDPNTVHPELIVSDDLTSVRRSDEEQKLPDNPERFDKYCCILGSEGFNSGTHCWDVEVGDCTHWIVGVMTESAKRKGEIFSRSGIWYVGNYCGKYRARSTPQTFTLLSVAQKLQRIRVQLDWDRGKLSFSDPLTNTHIHTFTHTFTDKLLPFLYVYGEESPLKILPLQCSVRVNQIS; encoded by the exons atgacttcTAGGTTTTCAGAGGAGGATTTGTCCTGTCCTGTGTGCTGTGAAATCTTCAAGGATCCTGTTGTTCTGCTCTGcagtcacagtgtgtgtaaagtgtgtttgcAGCAGTTCTGGGAGACCAAAGGATCCAGAGAATGTCCTGTTTGTAGGAGAAAGTCGTCTCTAGATCTCCCTCCCACAAACCTGGCCTTAAAGAACCTGTGTGAGACTTTCTTACAGGAGAGAAGTCAGAGCTCTTCATCAGCGTCTGAAACAGTCTGCAGTCTGCACAGTGAGAAACTCAAACTCTTCTGTCTGGATGATCAACAGCcggtgtgtttggtgtgtcGGGATTCAAGAAAACACACCAACCACAAATTCTGCCCCATTGACGAGGCAGCAACAGACTGtaag GAGGAGCTGAAAACTGCACTGAAGCCCCTACAGGAGAAACTGAAGATCTTTAAAGACTGTAAACTGAACTGGAGTCAGACTGCAGAACATATAAAG ATTCAGGCCCAACACTCAGAGCGGCAGATTAAAGAGGTTTTTGAGAAGCTTCACCAGTTTCTACGAGATGAAGAGGCAGCCAGGATCGCTGcactgagagaggaagaggagcagaagaGTCAGATGATGAAGGAGAAGATTGAGAAGCTGAGCAGAGACATATCATCTCTTTCAGACACAATCAGAGCCATAGAAGAGGAGATGAGAGCTGAAGACGTCTCGTTCTTACAA AACTACAAGGACACAGTGAAAAG AGCTCAGTGCACACTGCAGCATCCAGAGGAGCTTTCAGGAGCACTGATCCATGTGGCAAAACATCTGTCCAACCTGAAGTTCAGAGTCTGGGAGAAGATGCAGGATGCTGTGCAATACA cacCTGTAACTCTGGACCCCAACACTGTTCATCCTGAACTCATTGTATCTGATGATTTGACCAGTGTGAGACGCAGTGATGAGGAACAGAAACTTCCTGATaatccagagagatttgataAATATTGCTGCATCCTGGGCTCTGAGGGCTTTAACTCAGGGACACACTGCTGGGATGTTGAAGTTGGAGACTGTACACACTGGATTGTGGGTGTGATGACAGAGTCTGCTAAGAGGAAGGGAGAGATATTCTCCAGAAGTGGAATCTGGTATGTGGGGAATTATTGTGGTAAATATAGAGCACGTTCTACACCACAGACTTTCACTCTCCTCTCAGTAGCACAGAAACTCCAGAGGATCAGAGTGCAGCTGGACTgggacagaggaaagctgtcaTTCTCCGAccctctcactaacacacacatacacactttcacacacacatttactgacAAATTACTGCCATTCCTATATGTTTATGGTGAAGAATCTCCTCTAAAGATCCTCCCACTTCAGTGCTCTGTAAGAGTGAATCAGATCAGTTAG